A region from the Aegilops tauschii subsp. strangulata cultivar AL8/78 chromosome 5, Aet v6.0, whole genome shotgun sequence genome encodes:
- the LOC109754437 gene encoding F-box protein SKIP19-like: MELQPDAPSAPVPSGRDWSELPLDVLTSVFAGLGAVEVLMGAGFVCHSWLEAAKAPVLWRKVDMGRGPRDKEVVEKKGGIDSDDPNHLSKSAQVMCAMAKVAVDRSDGKLQVFVGANFVTDEILNYIGARYSPF; encoded by the coding sequence ATGGAGCTGCAGCCAGACGCCCCGTCGGCGCCGGTGCCATCAGGGAGGGACTGGTCGGAGCTGCCTCTCGATGTGCTTACTTCGGTCTTCGCGGGGCTCGGCGCCGTCGAGGTTCTCATGGGCGCTGGCTTTGTGTGCCACTCATGGCTAGAGGCGGCCAAGGCGCCTGTGCTCTGGCGCAAGGTGGACATGGGGCGCGGGCCGCGGGACAAGGAGGTGGTGGAGAAGAAAGGAGGTATTGATTCAGACGACCCAAACCACTTGAGCAAGAGCGCACAGGTGATGTGCGCAATGGCGAAGGTGGCCGTGGACCGATCCGACGGGAAGCTGCAAGTGTTTGTGGGGGCGAACTTTGTTACTGATGAGATCCTCAATTACATCGGGGCCAGGTACTCGCCCTTTTAA